The genomic segment TTTTTTACCCACTTTCTCATGGTTTCCTTCATTTCCCTACCGTGCTGCTTTATTACATCATCTTCCTTTACTGCCTCTTTGAACCAAGTTACTGATCTCTCTTTACAGAATTGAAAGTCACACCTGAAAATTAGTTGAGAAGTTTTCATGGTATTATATTGACAAAATGCTGGACAGAAGTAGGAGGGTACTGAGCAGAGTCCTGACACAGTCACATGAATTTGTATGTGTCTGGATTTTGGAGAGCTGTCCTTGCCAAAAGCTTAGAAGTCTCAGAGGAAGCTGTTCCTCTAGGGAAACTTTTAGGATGCATTTGAAAGTAAGAATTCTCATAAAGAATTGAGGCTTTATAAGTTTGTTTCTGTGAAGGTCacctgttaaaaaaacccaaaaaataggtgtttgggttttttccttcccttctttaatattttcatttaccAGAGGATATGCACTTAGGGCACTGATACACCCAAGAGCCTTTTGAGATGTGAAATTTCAGAGGAGAAGCACATAGGACTGGTAGTTTTATTGCAAggattacttttttccttgcaaTTCAACGATGGAGATGAGGTTATTAAAAGCACTTGCTGCGTTTTCTTTAGTGCAATCAAATGCTGAGCTACATATTGCCATACTCTTTTTCCATCTATTGTGTTTATTTGGGCAGATCTGAGGCTATAAAAAAATGTTGTGTAGGGCTCTTTTACTTAGCCTGTTGGTTTCCAGTTCTCTGAGGTATGAAGCAGTAGTTGCCTCATGCATTTTCTCTCTAAATTgtatttccttctcctttgctgCCTGTATGCCAGTAGCTGTACAGAGAGACATACTGTTTCCTGGACATATTTTATTCCTGAGTCTTTTGTTACCTGTAACTGTATGAATGATTAAATGCTGCTTGGAGGAGAAAGGTGGTTGCAAATTCAGTGTACAAAGCAAAGATGATGACTACTAGTAGAAGTTCTACTGCCTAATCTTAATTCGTGGACTCATAgaaatggtaggagttggaagagacctttagagatgatctaattcaaacccctgctaaagcagggaTGTATCTCTGTATATTGTATATTTAATAGTTCCTAAATTTTAACCTtatgctgtttatttttgttagCAGTATTCTGGCACCAATAGCTGACCTTAACTGGCCAGATTTTTGTCATTGTTCTCCTGGTGAAAACAGTCTGGATTCAACCTTCTTTTTAGTTACTTTCATGAGTTGTGTCTTGGGTGAAACAGGGTGGGTTTTGCAGGCAGTGTTTGAAGAGTGTAGCTTTTACCATCTGATAATTACCTGCAATGTTTGAGTGGAAATAAAGTGAAATGCTGAAATAGAATTATATTGAGacttaatgtttttaaattgtttttcttttagaacAAATTCTCTACAATATAAAGCAGGAATACAAGCGCATGCAGAAGAGGAGACACTTAGAAAATAACTTCCAGCAGACAGAACCATGTTGTTCTTCTGATGCACAGCCACATGCGTTTCTCCTCACTGGACCAGGTACCCAGAAAATTCTGTGTGTTGTTCTGCTGTGTGTGTTTAGGCTTTGTTGGCATAAATAATTTTCCCTAGTTAGGTGGTTTATGGCACCTTTTCACCAAttactcttgcttttttttggcAATTCTGTGTAATTCTGCTCTATGTTTTTAGACCGAGTAAGTCATTTTCCCGTTATCTGGTGTTTTGTGACGCATTCTCACTACTTACTGTTGCTTTTTCTTGCCAACACCAGCATTGATCTTGAAGATTTTAGCTTCTCCTTTTAAGAATCAGGGCATAAAGCTTGCATTGTTCTCAAGAGATGATGCTGCATCCCCTGCCACAGATACTGTAATAGGCCTTTGCAAAGCAGCTGTCTTTGTACAAATACACTCTACTGTAATTTTCACATAAAGCAGAGGCTTAAATCCGTAAATATGGCATTCACAGTGTTTCTGTAATACTCTTGGTGTTTTCATACCCAAGCCTAGTGTCTCCATTATATGTGTTTTCCTTTAGAGTGTCCAGTGTAATCAGAGAAAGACTCCTCCAAATGTTTTATAAAGTTCCTTTGATATAAAATAACGCGAAGGAAAAGGAGTTATGAAAATGATTCTGAGTTACTTGCAAGTGTTCAGTTGCTATGCCAAAATATTTAATCTTAGGTACTTCATCTGCAGCGTCGTCACCATTGAAAAAAGAACAGCCCCTCTTCACTCTTAGACAAGTTGGAATGATCTGTGAGCGCTTGCTGAAAGAACGCGAAGAGAAAATCCGCGAAGAGTATGAAGAAATTTTGACCACAAAGCTGGCAGGTATGATGTGTTACAGTTGAAAAATCATGTGTTGGGATGAGTTCCAAAGCTTCCAATCTTGTTctcatttttgtggttttttttctctgacttaGTGTGATTAAAGAGTAAGTGCATATAGGGCAGGAAAAATTATGTGTAGGCTCTTTGATAAGTGTTTTCTTCAGTGCTGCCTCGGATAGAAACTGTGACCCCTGGGTATTGCTGATCAATGGAAacagtggttttatttcagATAGAACTTTCTCTTGCTACCATGTCTGAATTGATCATTTCCTTTCTATTCTACTGGCTTAAGAGCTCTTTGTGAAggacatgggtttttttcctgcttgggAACTGACTTCCTTTTTCTGGGACTTGGCAAGATGACAGTACCTAagatttccctttctcttcccagCATTTAACATTACACTGCTGCCAGTGGTGTTTGGTATCTGCCTGAGCCTCAGTAGCTCAGCTGCATTTCTGATGCTCTGTGGTGAATCGCTGTATTTCACTCCATTCAGCTGGCATTTTTGGTGCTTTGTGCCAACATACCTTTCCAGAAGAGTCATGTTAATGTCATAAATATAAATAGACCTTTCTTTAGTTGTTGAAGTCCTCTGCTTCTAAGCATCTTGCATTTGAGCACAGAAGTTGTGGTGCCTTCAGAGGTGGGTGCCTTCACAAGATGAGACGCTGTCTAATTTAAGATAAAGCGTGATGATAATGAACAATCTGAGTCAACTCTTTAGTAGCAAACCTGTGTTTGAATACCCACAGCTCTTCTGCTTCCCACCTGAAAACACATCAGAGATTTGCAGATCTCTTCAGGTGTGACAAAAATCCTTCTCTAGGCATGTCCGTGTAGAAAGTCACCAGGCTTGTGTTAGGCTTGTGGGTTGCCTGTGACAGTGTCATCTCTGCACCTCAGCCATTGTTCATGTTATATGCTCACTGATCTGCCATTGCTGTGTGGGAGATGACAGTTCTAAATCCCTCTTCAATCTACATCTAGTTAGAACCATATCCAGAGCCCTAAGTGCTTCTGTTGCTTTAGGCCCGCTGTTCCGTTTATATCTTATTAACCTGCTTTAGACTGATGAATTTTAGGGCTCTGTAGagcttttttcttctacttcatGTACATTAGGAATTGGATCATTTCTTGCTTTCTCCTAAAGCATTTCAGTTAGCAGTGATCAGAATAACCATTTGAAGAccaaatatatttacattagTTCCAGACGCTTTCCGAGTACAAACTTGCAGTTCTTTATAAGCAGGAACCCCTCTGGCAAGTTGCTTACGTGTGCTCCATCTGTCAGTCCCAGaggagcattttcttttttgcctttgttttgggaagggaggaggatggTTTCCATTTGAGGGGGCCGTGGTTTACTTAGTCTTACTTGTCCTTAACTATGATAGTCACCAGAGAAGCTTTTAGGCCGTGTTTCCCTGTCCTATGTATCAAGCCAGTGATACATTTTCAATGTTATATGGGAATTTAGAAAGAGAAGCTGCCAAAAGAATTTAGAAACTCCTCACATAGAAGGCCAGTTATGTTTTTCTGACAGAATGATTATATCCTTTTCTAAACTTTGTGCAGTAGGCAATATTCATTCTTACAAACTAGTGAAGTCAATGGAAAGGTAACTGAGAGTTCTGTAATACATCTCATTTCAATAGCTTCTTTCAGGTGACTTGTCTGAGATCCAAACCTTCAgttattttcttcattcctttCTCACTCACAACTTTCTTGCAGGTAGTTGGCCAGATACTGCCTTTATTTCCCCccttctgtttggtttttttgtgagCAGAGTTGCCTTTTGTGCAGAGTGAATGTTTGGTAAATGGAAAACTCGAGTGGCTGCAATGCCCAGatttcccctcctgcctctGTTACCTGAAACCGCTGTGTTAGCATAAACTTGGGTTCGTAAGATCCTTTGCAGATCTCAAAACCTGAGGAGGAGTGTTAGGGTCTAAATGAAACTTCAGCTTAAAAGGTTTTCTAGAATCTGGTTTTGAAAGATACCTTTATATACTAAAGGTCAAATCATAGAGGATAGTAATACCTGTATTGGTGTCATTTAGCAACCTTTTGCTCTGGGATAGTTGGTGCAAACATTATACAGGATGGGAGCAGTGTTGAGTATCTTTACAAGCATGCActttaatatctttttattgCTTCGTTCCCCAATTCCAGATGCCACCATGAAGGGGATTTTTAGTAACTATGGATTCTTCTAAATTTCCAAAGCCTTAGTTTTGAGCAAAGGAGATGCTAAAAAGCAGCTGTGTTTGTTGAATTAAACCTCTAAAGAAGAAAGTTGGTTTCTGGCCTTTAGTACTTACTTTTAGGAAGAGTCCTAGTTGCTGTTATTTTTGGAAATGATGTCTGGGCAACAGATCATTCAATCTGCTCTGTGtgttattttgttgtttggCTGAGGTCCTCATGTGGCTGCTGGGAAAGCCATGGGTCAGAACTGCAGTGAAAGAGGGGTCCTGCGTGTGGGCAGAGGGAACCCTTCAGTCAGGGAGCAGTGTCCTTAGAGCTTTGGGTCAGGTCCGTActttgggctgctgctgctacacTACTTGCTGATTACTGACACCCTGTTTACTTCAAAGGTGAAGCTCATCCCTGCAAGAGGATGGGGACTTTAATGGGGCAAACCTGTGGGACTAGGAACCACTACAAATCTAACTGCATTTTTGGTTGAAGATTGCCTTCTTTGACCCTTGCCCTTTTCTCAGAACACCCCACATTGctgcacatgtatttttccacaAGGGAGGAAGGGGAATGGAGAGAAGCTGCATCTGGTAGATATTACTCTCCTTGTTCAATTTCCTAATTCTGAGAGGTGCTACCCTGCTGATGAGTGCAATGTTAAAGCTGAATAAAGCATTGTGATTGGCTTTGGATGGATGTGTGTGTAGAAAGGGAAGCCTTGCTGGGAATTGACAAATCAATACACCTGATATCTAAATTCTGTTTCAGTTTACACTCTAGCAGTTTTCATGAAGTCCACAGTCACCTCTTGTCTCTTGTAGTGGCCACTTTGTGATTGGAATCAGCCAAGTGTTAGTCACTTAGCGTTTCATCTTTTTAGTTTGtcatttgcttttgattttctGGTGGTCACCAAAAAGAATTTCTAACTGCATAGCAAATCCTTTTCCTGTACTTCAATGTTTCCATTTCATTACATTGATTTTCTTACATCTGGTAGTGATAGGAGCAGAAAGAAGTTGTGTTTCCAACCACAGCGCTGACCTTAACGCCACATGTGCTTAACTGCTGCGCCCCCATTACGGATCTGTGAAGTGGGCACACGTGATTACTTCAAAATACAATGTCTGACACTTAGCAGGTGTTAGGTATATTGAGGCCTTTGTATATGTGCAGCATAATTCTCTTTGAGCATGTTACTGTCTTTCCCATTACAGAAGTTGAGAAGGGAAAGCACTTTTAATTAAAGGGATCTATGCTGCACTGTTATTGTCGGGGATGAAAAACGAAATGGCAACTCTGAGCTGTGTAAAAGCCACTTAAAACTGTTAGTGGGTGCGTGTTTAACTCCTGTGATTTGAGTGTATTAAAGAAAAGCAGCCTTGAATATTTTTCAGCTTGGGTTAAACTTCACATACTCACCCTTGTAATGCTTCCTGCTTGCAGAACAGTACGACGCGTTTGTCAAGTTCACGCATGACCAGATCATGCGACGATATGGAGAACAGCCTGCCAGTTGTGAGTATCTGCTTCTTCTGCTTCCTAGAGCAGTGTCACGTCACTGAGGGAGCAATCATTTCAGTGGCCACTGGTTGTTGTTAAGCTTCAGCTAGGCCCCCGAGTTAAACTACTTTGAATGGGTAAAATACGGAAGGGCGAGGTTGGAAGGAAGGTGTGAGGTAAAAGGCAGCTTTAGTGCCTAACTGTCTCTCACTACGTGCTGCTCACTTTCAAAGCAGGCTTTGATATTGTCATAGAGCAGGTTTGTGACAGAGCTGGCATTTATAAACTCCAACATTaactcttgggtttttttctctttccagatgTTTCATGAATGACACTTTCTGCATATGTGGGCTGCCCTACACACCCTGTTTTATTGTTGCAAGCTGTCCCAGTAAAGACTTGCAGCAATGCCATATTTTTCCCCCCTGTGAACACAGATTATTTCAAGCTTTTGTCAGTGGCAACCACTCTTATGCAGCAACTGGTTTTGGAGTGCTCCCTGATGTCAGTACCACCTGGATGTGGACCTTTTGCTACCTGTAATAATACCAGTGGCCTCATTTGCTGTATCATTACAATTTGGCTTCTTATGTTAATAAGTTTGAAAAAGTAAAGGATTAAAGCTGGTGTTCTAGAAGTTGCCCTTCACTGGTTgtgtaaataaaaatgtagaaTGACACTTCTGACTGAAGTTAGTGTGGTTTTCATAACTGTGCACTACAACAAAGCTGTAACCACAGTTAAGTTAGAATGTAATCCCAGGACAATTTTAAGCAAATAGCCCACAGTACTGCCTGTGAAATAGTGAAGGAGGGCATTTCTGTATTCCATGACTTTTTTGGGGGTTAAGAATGGGTTTATatgatttctcatttttttgtagtttttatttattctctcAGTCTTTAACAAATGTTTATTGCTGCAATTTTTCAGTGTATCATTGTTTTACTGCCCTTGTAGTACTGGAATTTAGTTGGAAGAATAAAACATTTACTTCtaatctgtttgtttttaatatgcaGGTGGAACTTTTGCTGTGTGTGAATAAACTTAAATCTGAGTGTTTAAATCAAAACTTTTATTTACTAGCAGGAGCAGGTGAGTCAGAGTTttagatcaggagaaggaggtgGGTGAAAATCTCAGGTTATTCTTCAAAGGTGAAGAAATCTTCCTTAGATTGGCTGTATTACTTCTTGTTGTGGGAGCACCTTTGGTATGGAACTGATGAGGAACAGTTGATTACACTTACTGCAGCTGACTTAAACATCCTTCAGATGTAAGGAGGACTTTCTCTTGATTGAGGATTGGGTTAGGGATGTACTAGGCAAGCTAGACACCCATCAATCCATGAGCcttgatgggatgcatcctagagtgctgagggagctggctgatggtGATTGCTAAGCTATTCTCCATAATTTCTgagcaatcatggaggacaggtgaggtgcctgaggactggagaagggccaatgtcacaccagtctgcaaaaagggcaagaaggatgacccggAAACTACAGGcaggtcagtctcacctccatccctggaatgGTGATGGAACAGCATATACTGGATATTTTgtctaaacacatgaaggaaaagaaaattataaggGGGATGtcagcatggcttcaccaaggggaaatcctgtttgaccaacctgatgccttctatgagtgcataaccggctggctagatgaggggagagcagtggatgtcatctaccttgacttcagcaaggcttttgacactgtctcccgtaacatcctcatcagaaagctcaggcagtgtggattggatgagtggacagtgaggtgaattgagagctggctgaatgacagagcccagagggtggtgatcaatggcacagaattgagttggaggcctgtggccagtggagttcctcgggggccagtcttgttcaacatcttcatcgacctggataaggggacagagttGGGAGtgggactagataatctctaaaggtgccttccaacccctggtATTCTATGATGACAgagtaccctcagcaagttggctgatgacaccaaactgggagcactggctgattccccagaggctgtgctgccattcagcgggatctcgaccggcttgagagttgggcagagaggaacctcctgaggttcaacaaggacaagtgcagagtcctgcacctggggaggaacaatcccatgcaccaggacaggttggggattgacctgctggagagcagctctgcagagagacctgggagtgctggttgataataaactaaacatgagccaacagtgtgccctcgtggccaaggccaatggcagcctggggtgcttcaagaagagtgtggtgaGTAAGTCAAAGGAGgttcctccctctcctctgccctggtgaggcctcatctggagtcctgtgtccagtcctgggctcctcagctcaagagggacagggaactgctggagagagtccagcacaggggactggaacgtctcTCGTAACAAGGAAAAAGGCTGTGaggcctggggctgtttagcctagaagactgaggggggaccttacAAACACAAATATCTACAGTGTgattgtcaggaggatgggatgagtgtttttttccttagtgcCCAGTGTCAGGTACAAGTTGGagcacaggaagttccacttgaacgtGAGGAGAaagttctttcctgtgagggtcagggagccctggcacaggctgcccaggcagggtgtggagtctccttctctaggggcttttcagaacctgcctggatgtgttcctgtgcaatctgatggagctgaacctgcttcagcagggagtCTGAAGTGAAGGATctgtgcaggtcccttccaacccctcccatccTGTGTTTCTGTAAATGATACATCAAAGGAAATCTCTCCCTACCATAGCAGGTGTGCTTGCACCACAAGCTGCAACTACATAGGTACTGAGATACCTAAAGGTATGTAAGCTTTGTGTTCAGAGTCAAGGAGTTTGCTGTTGGATGCATTCAGCAGTTTCCACACAGCTGCATCGGTGCCGACTCTTGTTCTCTGCAATTCTCCATATTGGTGTGAAAAGTTACTAGATGGCAAGTCCAGGTCTGTGTGCTGTGGGGTAGAAGTACTTGGTTTATCTGCTTTGGTGACTTTCAAGCAGTTTCAGAGTAATGCTTGGATTATAAACCGTTGTCCTCGTGTCGTATCGGCTCCTGGTGCAGGGGAAGTCAGTTGTGTAATAGACCTTTGTACCATTTCACATGAACGGAAGAGTTGTAGTTGAAATGTAATGGAAACTTCAGCTGGTGGCTCTACTCAGTCCCAAGCTCACACTGATGCTATCACAGAAGCCATGTGATGAGCTGTAGTTCTTGGTGAAGGTTTACTCAGGATCTTATTCAGAGTGAGATGACAGGTTCAGGATGAGGCATGTTGCCAGAGCATCGGGGTGTTTTCAGCTCACTGTGCTGAAACCTACCTTAACCTAAACATCAGCATCCTTTTTACTCTGTTGTCAGCATCTCAGAAATGGGAAATCTCTGCTAGACTCCCCTCTTGGATCTGAAGGTAAAAACAAAACTATCAAGAGGCTGGAATTTCTGTTGTCTGCTTCTGGATTCTCagcctctctccttccttctcagtttttcatctccttttatGGTTAATTTGGCCAGGCAAGGAAAAGCACCGCTTCTAGGTGGACCACTACCCAAATTCCAGCATCCTGATGTATCTCCCCTATCTTCTGAAAGATCCATGTTCTGACCTGATGGAAGTGTGTGTACACCTAACTGTTAACTTGAGATAGAACTAAGATACCAGCCATTGTGATCATTGTCTCAGCTTACCTTTTCCTTTGGGGTAGTAAGAGTTATTATAAATAAGAACTGATGTCATGTTAGCAGCCCAACCACTCCTTGTGCTGCTCCAATTTAATGCACAATGAGCAGTCTCCTGGCAGCTGAAATAGAAATGCCACCACGGGTGCTGATGCATCACGGCTGTGGTATGCTTCATTTGTGCCTGTTTTGAAAACAAGGTTGCATTCTTTGCACTGTCTCATTTTTAACCGGCTGCTTGTTCTGTCTTGGACTTTAAACTGTCTCCTTTTTGCTGATCTCGGTGCCAGTATCTGATGTGATAAATTTCACGTGAAGGGCTTGTTCTGACAGCTGACTTTAGCAGGGAACTGGTTGGCTGCTTGGTTACTGTTGAAAAAAATAGGGAAATGTGGGGTGTTGTAAGGCTGGTGTTTAAAGTCAAACCTCCTTTGGGAGGAGCCTTTTCAAAGGCTTAGACTTAGTTTTAGTTGGGCAAAGAACCTCAgcaacctcatgaggttcagcaagggcaagtgcagagtcctgcatctgggaaggaaccccatgcaccagcaggctgggggttgacctgctgaagagcagctctgcagagagagacctgggagtgctggttgataataaattgaccatgagccagcaatgtgccctcgtggccaagaaggccaatggcagcctgggatgcagcaagaagagtgtgggtaGCAGATcgaaggaggttctgctccccctctcctctgccctgctgaggcctcatctggagtcctgtgtccagttctgggctcctcagctcaagagggacagggaagtgctggagagagtccagtgcagggccaccaagatgatcaggggactggagcatctctgtgaggaggaagggctgcgggaactggggctgtttagtctggaggagaggagactgaggggggaatctcattagtatttgtaagtatctaaatggtgggtgtcaggaggttgaggcatcacttttctctgttgtatccagtgagaggacaaggggtaatgggatgaagctggaacacaaaaaattgcattgaaacataaggaaaaactgttttggtgtgaggtgagggagccctggcacaggctgcccagggagcgtgtggaggctccttctctggaggttttcaagacccgcctggacacgttcctgtgtgacctgatctaggagcAGGGAgtgttagactagatgatctctaaaggtcccttgcaacccctgcTGTTCTGTGGGTCTGTGAAAATTGCCCGTGTGTGTATTTCAGCTCAGGTATGTATGAGTTTGGAATACTCACAACAAAAAGCAGTAACATGAATTGTAAATTTCACATTATATAGCAGGATcacctgcacacagcctggtgTTACTGGACCCCTAGCACCAGAATGTCCTTAGAGGAGGAAGAGCCCAAGGTACTTTTTGTAGTGATAGTGACTTTGGTGTTATTGATGTTGGTTCAAAATCCAGAGCTCTTTTTGGGCAGGCAGGACTCTGAATACAAAGGCCAGCCTCTGAAGAAAGGCAAACCAAGTGAGACTTACAGccacttttgtttcatttgtgttttcaaTCGTCCAGCCTTCCCTGCCTCCTTGCTGAACACAATGCAATTATGCAGTACTTGGTACAGAATTTTGGTAG from the Colius striatus isolate bColStr4 chromosome 2, bColStr4.1.hap1, whole genome shotgun sequence genome contains:
- the AKIRIN2 gene encoding akirin-2 isoform X2, whose protein sequence is MACGATLKRTLDFDPLLSPASPKRRRCAPLSAPASAAASSSFAAASPQKYLRMEPSPFGEVSSRLTTEQILYNIKQEYKRMQKRRHLENNFQQTEPCCSSDAQPHAFLLTGPGTSSAASSPLKKEQPLFTLRQVGMICERLLKEREEKIREEYEEILTTKLAEQYDAFVKFTHDQIMRRYGEQPASYVS
- the AKIRIN2 gene encoding akirin-2 isoform X4; this encodes MACGATLKRTLDFDPLLSPASPKRRRCAPLSAPASAAASSSFAAASPQKYLRMEPSPFGEVSSRLTTEQILYNIKQEYKRMQKRRHLENNFQQTEPCCSSDAQPHAFLLTGPASSPLKKEQPLFTLRQVGMICERLLKEREEKIREEYEEILTTKLAEQYDAFVKFTHDQIMRRYGEQPASYVS
- the AKIRIN2 gene encoding akirin-2 isoform X3; translated protein: MACGATLKRTLDFDPLLSPASPKRRRCAPLSAPASAAASSSFAAASPQKYLRMEPSPFGEVSSRLTTEQILYNIKQEYKRMQKRRHLENNFQQTEPCCSSDAQPHAFLLTGPASSPLKKEQPLFTLRQVGMICERLLKEREEKIREEYEEILTTKLAGEAHPCKRMGTLMGQTCGTRNHYKSNCIFG
- the AKIRIN2 gene encoding akirin-2 isoform X1, translated to MACGATLKRTLDFDPLLSPASPKRRRCAPLSAPASAAASSSFAAASPQKYLRMEPSPFGEVSSRLTTEQILYNIKQEYKRMQKRRHLENNFQQTEPCCSSDAQPHAFLLTGPGTSSAASSPLKKEQPLFTLRQVGMICERLLKEREEKIREEYEEILTTKLAGEAHPCKRMGTLMGQTCGTRNHYKSNCIFG